One Tunturibacter gelidoferens genomic region harbors:
- a CDS encoding cold-shock protein, with product MEQGTVKWFNDAKGFGFISRQNGEDVFVHYSAINSNGFKSLQEGQAVQFNVVKGPKGWQASDVQPL from the coding sequence ATGGAACAGGGAACAGTGAAGTGGTTTAACGATGCCAAGGGGTTTGGCTTTATCAGCCGTCAGAACGGCGAGGACGTATTCGTACACTACTCGGCGATCAATTCGAACGGTTTCAAGAGCCTTCAAGAGGGCCAGGCTGTACAGTTCAACGTGGTAAAGGGACCTAAGGGTTGGCAGGCGTCTGACGTCCAGCCTCTCTAG
- a CDS encoding 2-oxoglutarate dehydrogenase E1 component, protein MATKAEALTATTSAVEQHERETIFDIFRRWGYLQASLDPLGQYLPPEPFPTPAPEGDIAKEARSYYCGTIAAEFMHIPSNEQRQWLQERIEQVAPKPDQALILTQLIRADLFEQVIQSRYLGTKRFSLEGITALIPFLDRVFAVSAGTGVATAMIAMSHRGRLNVMTNTIGRSPSEIFTKFEDVDPRSTMGGGDVKYHVGATGEYHSPDGKTISLHLASNPSHLEAVDPVVLGRTRAKQERIGKDGNDQVLPLIIHGDAAFAGQGILAETLNMATLHGYNVGGTIHVIVNNLLGFTAVPEESNSSRFATDIAKRLPIPIFHVNAEDPDAVVRVAAIAAEYRNRFHSDIVVDLVGYRKHGHSEVDDPTVTQPRRYAIIKDRPALYQLYAKQIGIDPTAEVQKVQQELLDDQKTATHADHKPQLAQLPAYWDPYKGGECEPEYNVPTGLPAERINQLVTSLTSYPSGFHIHPKVKKLFEQRQEMGAGSRLFDYGMAELVAFASLLEAGVPVRLSGQDSQRGTFNQRHAVMVDTETEVRYIPLAHLNETQGKFEVYNSLLSEAAVLGFEYGFSRDYPETLVLWEAQFGDFANGAQIIMDQFIAASEAKWGLLSGIVLLLPHGYEGQGPEHSSARIERYLQLAANDNIQICQPSNAAQYFHLLRRQALRPWRKPLVVFTPKSMLRHPDASSTLADFAIEHFQNVLPDNDVKNPRRLLVCSGKIGHNLRVEREKRKDFSVGIIFLEQMYPWPEQELQAALDQHPDAQEIIWVQEEPANMGAFSYVMPLLRRMSGDRAVLSVKRSASATPATGSAKAHEIEEKTLIDLALGAAV, encoded by the coding sequence ATGGCCACGAAGGCAGAGGCACTGACTGCAACAACATCCGCAGTTGAACAACACGAACGAGAGACAATCTTCGATATCTTCCGCCGCTGGGGCTACCTCCAGGCATCACTTGACCCTCTCGGTCAGTACCTTCCTCCCGAGCCATTTCCAACTCCCGCACCAGAAGGCGATATTGCGAAAGAAGCGCGCAGCTACTACTGCGGAACCATCGCCGCGGAGTTCATGCACATCCCCAGCAACGAACAACGTCAGTGGCTGCAGGAGCGCATCGAACAAGTTGCTCCCAAGCCTGATCAAGCATTGATCCTCACGCAACTCATTCGCGCCGACCTCTTCGAGCAAGTCATTCAGTCGCGTTACCTCGGCACCAAGCGATTCTCCCTCGAAGGAATCACAGCGCTGATCCCGTTCCTCGATCGCGTCTTCGCAGTCAGTGCGGGAACCGGCGTCGCCACGGCCATGATCGCGATGAGCCACCGCGGCCGCCTCAACGTCATGACCAACACCATCGGCCGGTCTCCTTCAGAGATCTTCACAAAATTCGAAGACGTCGATCCCCGCAGCACCATGGGTGGCGGCGATGTGAAGTATCACGTCGGCGCAACAGGCGAATACCACTCGCCTGACGGAAAAACCATCTCGCTCCATCTCGCCTCTAACCCAAGCCATCTCGAAGCAGTCGACCCCGTAGTCCTGGGACGCACCCGAGCCAAGCAGGAGCGCATCGGTAAAGATGGCAATGATCAGGTTCTGCCGCTGATCATCCACGGAGACGCAGCATTTGCAGGACAAGGCATTCTCGCCGAGACGTTGAACATGGCCACGCTGCACGGATACAACGTCGGGGGCACCATCCACGTCATCGTCAACAATCTCCTCGGATTCACAGCTGTCCCCGAAGAGTCGAACTCCTCGCGCTTTGCCACCGACATCGCGAAGCGTCTCCCCATTCCGATCTTCCATGTCAACGCCGAAGATCCGGATGCCGTCGTGCGAGTCGCCGCAATCGCTGCCGAGTATCGCAATCGCTTCCACTCCGACATCGTGGTCGATCTCGTAGGCTATCGCAAACACGGACACAGTGAAGTCGACGATCCCACCGTCACGCAGCCCCGCCGTTACGCCATCATCAAGGATCGCCCCGCGCTCTACCAGCTCTATGCAAAGCAGATCGGCATCGACCCCACCGCCGAAGTGCAGAAGGTCCAGCAAGAGCTCCTCGACGATCAAAAGACCGCGACCCATGCCGATCATAAGCCGCAGCTAGCCCAGCTACCCGCCTATTGGGACCCCTACAAAGGTGGCGAATGCGAGCCCGAGTATAACGTTCCCACCGGCCTGCCTGCCGAGCGCATCAACCAGCTGGTCACCTCGCTGACCTCATACCCAAGCGGATTCCATATCCATCCCAAGGTGAAGAAACTCTTCGAGCAGCGTCAGGAGATGGGCGCAGGCTCGCGGCTCTTCGACTACGGTATGGCCGAGCTCGTAGCCTTCGCCTCGCTACTGGAAGCCGGAGTCCCCGTGCGTCTAAGCGGACAGGATTCGCAGCGCGGAACCTTCAATCAGCGCCACGCCGTCATGGTCGATACTGAAACCGAAGTCCGCTACATTCCCCTCGCTCATCTAAACGAAACGCAGGGCAAGTTCGAGGTCTACAACTCGCTCCTCTCCGAAGCCGCGGTCCTCGGCTTCGAGTACGGCTTCTCCCGCGACTATCCCGAGACCCTCGTCCTGTGGGAAGCGCAGTTCGGCGACTTCGCCAACGGCGCGCAGATCATCATGGACCAGTTCATCGCCGCCAGTGAAGCGAAGTGGGGTCTCCTCTCCGGTATAGTCCTGCTTCTTCCACACGGCTACGAAGGCCAGGGGCCCGAGCACTCCAGCGCGCGTATCGAGCGTTACCTGCAGCTCGCCGCGAACGACAACATCCAGATCTGTCAGCCCTCGAATGCAGCGCAGTACTTCCATCTCCTGCGCCGACAGGCTCTCAGGCCATGGCGCAAGCCGCTCGTCGTCTTCACCCCGAAGAGCATGCTTCGCCACCCCGACGCTTCTTCAACCCTCGCCGACTTCGCCATCGAGCACTTCCAGAACGTACTGCCCGACAACGACGTAAAAAATCCGCGCCGCCTACTCGTCTGCAGCGGAAAGATCGGCCACAACCTCCGCGTCGAGCGCGAGAAACGCAAGGACTTCAGCGTCGGCATCATCTTCCTCGAGCAGATGTACCCCTGGCCCGAGCAGGAACTGCAGGCTGCTCTCGACCAGCACCCGGACGCACAAGAGATCATCTGGGTCCAGGAAGAGCCAGCCAACATGGGAGCATTCTCCTACGTGATGCCGTTGCTGCGGCGCATGTCCGGCGACCGCGCTGTACTCAGCGTCAAACGGAGTGCCAGTGCAACGCCAGCAACCGGTTCCGCCAAGGCTCACGAGATCGAAGAAAAAACCCTGATCGACCTGGCACTCGGCGCGGCCGTCTAA
- the mutL gene encoding DNA mismatch repair endonuclease MutL, whose protein sequence is MGRIHILSDLVANQIAAGEVVERPASVVKELLENSLDAHATRIRIEVEAGGRKLIRITDNGHGMVRDDALLAFERHATSKLRSADDLLSIATLGFRGEALPSIASVSRLQMETRVAEEASGTVVEIAGGNILRVEDAGLPVGTTITLRDLFFNTPARRKFLKSEQTELSHIAALVTHYALVHPTKHFELHSSTQALLVAPAVANSADRLFQIFGKDTSNYMLPTTAELDFNRAGLPEPPPWKRDEDYVAPDPGYLRLTGFVSKPELQKLNRNSIYVFVNQRLIRDKLILHALSEAYRNILPPTSYPVVLLYLEMPAQEVDVNVHPAKTEVRFRQPSFVHDFVRDTIRTTLIRARPAASFATALQNGPHGVSSSLLIDVSPLPGLPDGSDAIRQPVFDPTFQPTTFEGHPLTPLTVEEEGARYFSNGSETAQWDVPTSTETVKSPNFQLAAPIVPPSPGRFAFAGHSIPVGYESIETEPGYEPVSPQQADTLTALSTLKPLGQLRDSFILATNEEGLWIIDQHVAHERILFEKVLRDRDTEQIQRQRLLMPLLVDLLPAQMITFTEIAEELERNGFEVEPFGPRTLAVKAAPVGLDGRELEHLLEEVLAIPDRNRQTENSEARRRRIAASIACHAAIKINQQLEHSKIEWLLESLGKTEHPTACPHGRPIALRYSYKDIAKAFQRI, encoded by the coding sequence ATGGGCCGCATCCATATCCTCTCCGACCTTGTGGCGAACCAGATCGCTGCCGGCGAAGTTGTCGAACGACCCGCATCCGTCGTCAAAGAACTCCTCGAAAACTCCCTTGACGCCCACGCCACCCGCATCCGAATTGAGGTCGAGGCCGGCGGGCGCAAGTTGATCCGCATCACCGACAATGGTCACGGCATGGTACGCGACGACGCCCTCCTCGCCTTTGAGCGCCACGCCACCTCCAAGCTCCGCAGTGCCGACGACCTCCTCTCCATCGCAACCTTAGGCTTTCGCGGCGAGGCCCTGCCTTCGATCGCCAGTGTCTCTCGCCTGCAAATGGAAACCCGCGTTGCCGAAGAGGCCTCAGGCACCGTCGTAGAGATCGCCGGCGGTAACATCCTCCGCGTCGAAGACGCCGGTCTCCCAGTTGGGACCACCATCACCCTTCGCGATCTCTTCTTCAACACCCCTGCCCGCCGCAAATTCCTCAAGTCCGAGCAGACCGAGCTCTCCCATATCGCCGCCCTCGTCACCCACTATGCTCTCGTCCACCCCACAAAACACTTCGAACTTCACTCCTCCACGCAGGCTCTCCTGGTCGCCCCCGCTGTTGCCAACTCCGCCGACCGCCTCTTCCAGATCTTCGGCAAAGACACCAGCAATTACATGCTTCCCACTACCGCCGAACTTGACTTTAATCGCGCCGGGCTTCCCGAGCCCCCACCATGGAAGCGCGACGAGGACTACGTTGCACCCGACCCCGGTTACCTGCGCCTGACTGGCTTTGTCTCCAAGCCCGAACTGCAAAAGCTCAATCGCAATTCCATCTATGTCTTCGTCAATCAGCGTCTCATCCGCGATAAGCTCATCCTCCATGCACTCTCGGAGGCCTACCGAAACATTCTCCCGCCCACTTCTTATCCCGTCGTCCTCCTTTACCTCGAGATGCCGGCACAAGAAGTCGACGTCAACGTCCATCCAGCCAAGACCGAGGTCCGCTTCCGCCAGCCAAGCTTCGTGCACGACTTTGTTCGCGACACCATTCGCACCACGCTCATCCGGGCCCGTCCCGCAGCCAGCTTCGCCACCGCACTTCAAAATGGTCCGCATGGCGTTTCGAGCTCTCTCCTCATCGACGTAAGCCCGCTCCCCGGCCTTCCAGATGGCAGCGACGCTATACGCCAGCCAGTCTTTGACCCCACCTTTCAACCGACGACATTTGAAGGCCATCCACTTACTCCGCTGACTGTCGAAGAAGAAGGTGCTCGTTATTTTTCGAATGGCTCCGAAACCGCGCAATGGGATGTTCCAACTTCGACCGAGACAGTAAAGTCTCCCAACTTCCAACTTGCTGCCCCGATCGTGCCACCATCTCCGGGCCGCTTCGCCTTCGCAGGACATTCGATCCCCGTGGGCTACGAGTCCATCGAGACTGAACCCGGATATGAACCAGTTTCGCCGCAGCAAGCCGACACCCTCACCGCGCTCTCAACCCTCAAGCCGCTTGGTCAGCTTCGCGACTCATTCATCCTCGCCACCAACGAAGAGGGCCTCTGGATCATCGATCAGCACGTGGCTCATGAGCGCATCCTCTTCGAAAAAGTTCTGCGCGATCGCGATACCGAACAGATCCAGCGACAGCGTCTGCTCATGCCTCTGCTCGTAGACCTACTCCCCGCGCAGATGATCACCTTCACCGAGATCGCCGAAGAGTTGGAGCGCAATGGCTTCGAAGTAGAACCTTTCGGCCCCCGGACTCTCGCAGTCAAAGCCGCCCCCGTTGGTCTCGACGGTCGCGAGCTTGAACACCTGCTAGAAGAGGTTCTGGCCATCCCCGACCGCAATCGCCAAACCGAGAACTCCGAAGCCCGCCGTCGCCGCATCGCGGCTTCTATCGCCTGCCACGCTGCGATCAAGATCAACCAGCAACTCGAACACTCGAAGATCGAGTGGCTGCTCGAGTCCCTCGGAAAGACCGAGCATCCCACGGCCTGTCCCCACGGCAGGCCCATCGCTCTGCGTTACTCCTATAAGGACATTGCGAAGGCCTTCCAGCGCATCTAG
- a CDS encoding MFS transporter, producing MPLESPNTAPEASIPASSNGFAPLKIPLFRDRWIASTISSVGTWMQDTAGTWLMTSLTASPLLIALMQTAASLPVLLLGLLAGATADIFDRRKLLIFWQAWMLGSVGILAILTFIGHISPWALLAFTFLLNIGSAMNNPAWQAIVPELVPRELIPDTVSLNAASNNLARAVGPALGGLMVAGFQRVYTGAGSVFALNALSFAGVIWVLVNWKRIPLFKSALPSERIAGSIRSGLRYVRYAPDLQSSLVRAFIYTFFISAIWSLLAVVAKRDLKQGPLGYGILNGSLGLGAVIAATTLHRIRQRFSADQILATSTLYNVVVLLVLAFVRSPSILIATLVLSGAAWTSTMSTINVSVQLAVPAWVQARALGTYMTTFQGGMAFGAILWGYIAEHTSTTISLTTAACGLLITFPFARRFHILQGPLPDHTPYQWKHPAPQLALDTEPTDGPVRISIEYCVPIENYAEFTSAIHQLRGVRLRDGAMRWGIYRDAIDPKHLNETFVMESWLDYLRSRERITAADETIRARVRALHQHEDPPKTTYQIYAREVANPIPSHSVASTIETKP from the coding sequence ATGCCCCTTGAATCTCCCAACACCGCCCCTGAAGCCTCGATTCCGGCAAGTTCCAACGGCTTCGCACCGCTGAAGATTCCTCTGTTTCGTGACCGATGGATTGCCAGCACAATCTCATCTGTAGGGACGTGGATGCAGGACACTGCAGGCACATGGCTGATGACATCCCTGACCGCGTCGCCTCTGCTGATTGCATTGATGCAGACCGCGGCCAGTCTGCCGGTGTTGCTGCTGGGGCTGCTGGCGGGGGCAACGGCGGACATCTTCGACAGGCGCAAGCTGCTGATCTTCTGGCAGGCCTGGATGCTCGGCTCGGTGGGCATTCTTGCGATCCTTACTTTCATAGGCCACATCTCGCCGTGGGCTCTGCTCGCCTTTACGTTCCTGCTCAACATCGGTTCAGCGATGAACAACCCAGCCTGGCAGGCGATTGTGCCGGAGCTGGTGCCTCGCGAACTGATTCCGGATACGGTATCGCTCAATGCCGCGAGCAACAACCTGGCCCGTGCGGTGGGCCCAGCGCTCGGCGGATTGATGGTTGCCGGCTTCCAGAGGGTTTACACAGGGGCCGGCTCCGTGTTCGCGCTTAATGCACTCTCGTTCGCAGGCGTGATCTGGGTGCTGGTGAACTGGAAGAGGATTCCCCTGTTCAAGTCTGCGCTGCCGTCGGAGCGCATCGCTGGTTCGATCCGCTCGGGGCTGCGCTATGTGCGATACGCGCCGGACCTGCAGTCGTCGCTGGTGCGCGCGTTCATCTACACGTTCTTCATCTCTGCGATCTGGTCGCTGCTGGCCGTCGTCGCAAAGCGTGATCTGAAACAGGGTCCACTGGGTTATGGAATTTTGAACGGCTCGCTGGGGTTGGGAGCAGTGATCGCGGCTACTACGCTTCATCGCATTCGGCAGCGATTTTCCGCGGATCAGATTCTGGCGACTTCGACGCTCTACAACGTCGTTGTACTGCTGGTCCTGGCGTTCGTGCGCAGCCCCTCGATACTGATCGCGACGCTTGTCTTGTCGGGTGCGGCCTGGACCAGCACTATGTCGACGATCAACGTCTCGGTTCAGCTTGCGGTGCCGGCTTGGGTTCAGGCTCGCGCGCTGGGCACCTACATGACGACCTTTCAGGGAGGCATGGCGTTCGGCGCGATTCTGTGGGGGTACATCGCGGAACACACATCGACGACGATCTCGCTGACCACAGCGGCGTGTGGTTTGCTGATCACCTTCCCATTCGCGAGACGGTTTCATATCCTGCAGGGTCCGCTTCCTGACCACACGCCGTATCAATGGAAGCATCCTGCGCCACAGCTTGCACTCGATACGGAGCCTACAGACGGGCCTGTCCGAATTTCGATTGAGTATTGCGTGCCGATCGAAAACTATGCGGAGTTCACCTCTGCGATCCATCAACTTCGAGGCGTGCGGCTGCGGGATGGCGCGATGCGATGGGGCATCTACCGCGACGCCATCGATCCGAAACATCTGAACGAGACCTTCGTGATGGAGTCGTGGCTGGATTACCTGCGTTCGCGCGAAAGGATTACTGCGGCTGATGAGACGATTCGCGCTCGCGTGCGTGCGTTACATCAGCATGAAGATCCGCCGAAGACGACGTACCAGATCTATGCGCGAGAGGTTGCGAATCCGATACCGTCGCACTCTGTTGCGAGCACTATTGAAACGAAGCCGTAA
- the pstS gene encoding phosphate ABC transporter substrate-binding protein PstS, which produces MRKSIDSFRVPLRAAHVLCFASTLFFVSLVGCKSSSGGSEAQSVNLNGAGSTFVYPVMSQWTSAFSNAHSSVRINYQSIGSGGGVQQVKNGTVDFGASDAALNDDQLSGMKPVIQIPESAGPVCITYSLPGLSKPIQLSPDAVAGIFLGKITSWHDPILVKDNPGVALPNMKILVAHRTDGSGTTNAFTTYLSSVSPEWQQKVGKGNSVDWPVGMGGKGSEGVTGQVRQTPGAIGYVELTFAQQNKLPVASVKNLAGKYILPDTSSTTAAIAAFTDQLSKDPRTPIVNAPVSAPDAYPISTLTFLIIPKDGPDVGKRTALRNFIQYVITDGQAAAATLNYAPLPDGVKTYDRQQLQQMTAAGQPIP; this is translated from the coding sequence TTGCGCAAATCTATCGATAGCTTCCGCGTCCCTCTCCGAGCAGCCCATGTTCTTTGTTTTGCGTCCACCCTTTTTTTTGTCTCCCTAGTGGGCTGCAAATCAAGCTCTGGTGGCAGCGAAGCTCAGAGTGTCAATCTAAATGGCGCCGGAAGCACCTTCGTCTATCCAGTAATGTCCCAATGGACTTCGGCCTTCTCCAACGCACACTCCAGTGTGCGCATCAACTATCAATCCATCGGCTCTGGGGGTGGCGTTCAGCAGGTCAAAAACGGCACAGTAGACTTCGGAGCCTCCGATGCCGCGCTCAATGATGATCAACTCAGTGGCATGAAACCTGTAATCCAGATCCCCGAATCTGCAGGCCCGGTTTGCATCACCTACTCGCTACCCGGCCTCAGCAAGCCGATCCAGCTCTCTCCCGATGCCGTCGCGGGGATCTTCCTCGGCAAGATCACCTCATGGCATGACCCGATCCTGGTAAAAGACAACCCAGGTGTTGCTCTGCCCAACATGAAGATTCTCGTCGCCCACCGCACCGATGGCAGCGGCACCACGAATGCTTTCACCACCTATCTCTCGTCCGTCAGTCCAGAGTGGCAGCAGAAGGTTGGCAAGGGCAACTCCGTCGACTGGCCCGTTGGCATGGGTGGAAAGGGAAGTGAGGGAGTCACCGGGCAGGTCCGTCAAACTCCTGGAGCCATCGGATATGTCGAACTGACTTTCGCGCAGCAGAACAAACTACCCGTCGCCTCGGTTAAGAATCTCGCCGGCAAGTACATCCTGCCGGATACGTCCAGTACCACCGCCGCTATCGCAGCCTTCACCGATCAACTCTCAAAAGATCCACGCACTCCGATTGTGAACGCCCCAGTCTCCGCGCCAGACGCCTACCCGATTTCGACCCTCACCTTCCTCATCATCCCGAAGGACGGCCCAGATGTCGGCAAACGAACGGCCCTTCGAAACTTCATCCAGTACGTCATTACCGACGGACAGGCCGCGGCGGCCACGCTCAACTACGCACCACTTCCCGATGGCGTCAAAACCTATGACCGTCAGCAGCTCCAACAGATGACTGCTGCGGGCCAGCCTATCCCGTAA
- a CDS encoding PEP-CTERM sorting domain-containing protein, whose amino-acid sequence MAGLGIFLANSGDNFIDIFYPGGPLTNVSIADGGDPNGHLTFPLDTTDLNLQNCLSDFPASDCPLSASTSGGTLILTAASEDYTTSTVVTPDSSSVPEPSTLALLATGIAGLSELIRRRVRSA is encoded by the coding sequence GTGGCCGGTCTCGGGATCTTCCTAGCGAACAGCGGCGACAATTTCATAGACATCTTCTACCCGGGCGGTCCCCTGACAAATGTCTCGATAGCCGACGGCGGTGACCCCAATGGCCATCTCACCTTTCCGCTTGATACAACAGATCTCAATCTCCAGAACTGTCTGTCGGACTTTCCTGCGAGCGATTGCCCTCTCAGCGCCTCTACCTCCGGCGGAACCTTGATACTGACCGCCGCGAGCGAAGACTACACGACCTCCACCGTGGTCACCCCCGACAGCTCGTCCGTTCCTGAGCCCTCAACCCTGGCCCTGCTCGCAACCGGCATCGCGGGGCTCTCTGAACTTATCCGCCGCCGCGTGCGATCCGCCTGA
- the cmk gene encoding (d)CMP kinase, with protein MTQPHEDSAPATQPETKKRQRPVIAIDGPAGAGKSTLAAHLARRFGFLNLETGAMYRALALKAIENDYDFDEEAPLMELAAHTRITLEPQLEGNRVLLDGMDVSRRIRETDVTNAASKISVHPQLRAWMVQQQRALGEAGGVVMEGRDIGTAVFPDAEVKIFLDAAPEVRGSRRYRQAAPGSDSVGPTVRQNSARQAPDPVTAEQQRLSEEAVLRELKDRDYRDRNRAESPLRAAADAVILDSTSMTLDEVLNQAEEIVRTHLKA; from the coding sequence ATGACGCAGCCGCACGAGGACTCCGCACCCGCAACGCAGCCTGAAACCAAAAAGCGCCAGCGTCCCGTCATCGCCATCGACGGGCCTGCTGGCGCCGGAAAAAGCACCCTAGCCGCCCATCTCGCCCGCCGCTTCGGATTCCTCAACCTTGAGACCGGCGCCATGTACCGCGCTCTCGCCCTCAAAGCCATCGAGAACGACTACGACTTCGATGAAGAAGCGCCACTCATGGAACTCGCCGCCCACACCCGCATCACCCTAGAGCCCCAACTCGAAGGCAACCGTGTCCTGCTCGACGGCATGGACGTCTCCCGCCGCATTCGCGAAACCGACGTCACCAACGCCGCCTCCAAAATCTCTGTCCACCCTCAACTTCGCGCCTGGATGGTCCAGCAGCAGCGTGCGCTAGGAGAAGCTGGTGGGGTCGTCATGGAAGGCCGCGACATCGGCACGGCTGTCTTTCCGGACGCTGAAGTCAAAATCTTCCTCGACGCGGCCCCCGAGGTTCGGGGCAGCCGCCGTTATCGCCAGGCCGCGCCCGGGTCCGATTCCGTTGGACCCACTGTCAGGCAGAACTCCGCGCGCCAAGCTCCCGATCCCGTCACGGCCGAGCAGCAGCGCCTCTCCGAAGAAGCCGTCCTCCGCGAGCTGAAAGACCGCGACTACCGTGATCGCAATAGGGCCGAATCCCCCCTTAGGGCCGCCGCCGATGCAGTGATCCTGGACTCGACCTCTATGACCCTTGACGAGGTCTTGAATCAGGCCGAGGAGATCGTCCGAACTCACCTCAAAGCGTAA